From Medicago truncatula cultivar Jemalong A17 chromosome 7, MtrunA17r5.0-ANR, whole genome shotgun sequence, a single genomic window includes:
- the LOC25497444 gene encoding bidirectional sugar transporter NEC1 — translation MFSFSDHEMVLIFGLLGNIVSFMVFLAPLPTFYSIYKKKSSEGYQSIPYVVALLSALLLLYYGFLKTNAILIITINCIGCVIEVAYLIMYIIYAPKKLKISTLVFILVADLGGFGLTMIITFFVVKSSFRVHAVGLICAIFNIAVFAAPLSIMRKVIRTRSVEYMPFSLSLFLTLCATMWFFYGLFDKDNYIMLPNVLGFLFGVSQMILYLIYKNAKNKVETNSTEEQEHGCDDGNKQDFPSVVVVEMKENIV, via the exons ATGTTTTCCTTTTCTGATCATGAGATGGTTTTGATCTTTGGTCTTCTAG GTAACATCGTCTCATTCATGGTGTTCCTAGCACCATT GCCAACATTCTATTCGATTTACAAGAAAAAATCTTCTGAAGGGTATCAATCTATTCCATATGTAGTTGCACTTCTTAGTGCATTGTTATTGCTATATTATGGCTTCCTTAAGACCAATGCCATTTTGATTATCACAATCAATTGTATTGGATGTGTTATAGAAGTTGCATACTTAATCATGTACATCATATATGCTCCCAAGAAGCTTAAG ATATCCACTTTGGTTTTTATACTTGTTGCTGACCTAGGAGGATTTGGCTTGACCATGATAATCACCTTCTTTGTGGTGAAGTCCTCCTTTCGTGTTCATGCTGTTGGGTTGATTTGTGCCATTTTTAACATTGCAGTCTTTGCTGCTCCTTTAAGCATAATG AGGAAGGTGATAAGAACAAGAAGTGTTGAGTACATGCCATTTTCTTTATCATTATTTCTTACTCTCTGTGCCACCATGTGGTTTTTCTATGGTCTCTTTGACAAGGATAACTACATTATG CTGCCAAATGTGTTAGGATTTCTATTTGGTGTCTCTCAAATGATCTTATACCTCATATACAAGAATGCTAAGAATAAAGTAGAAACTAATTCAACTGAGGAGCAAGAACATGGTTGTGATGATGGCAATAAACAAGATTTCCCTTCTGTAGTGGTGGTGGAAATGAAAGAGAATATTGTTTAA
- the LOC25497445 gene encoding pentatricopeptide repeat-containing protein At4g04790, mitochondrial, with product MRAFALKKLQVLSHYFCSNLHNIRKTSFSWNPILLSRKLHEATPVEKLHDDASMRQEELTIERKRSWISREDTIDHDEQKRFQFLLENLGLTTLVRMIHLHGPSIGFTGFNRLVKLLIEKARSTGDKCILLEQLNLIRHLLQSMPVVFRFQLEEETYGPLLKYIIDMGAVDEFKMFSKLIKDHNHNSISRLGYYDMLMWIRVNDEEMIRDACEYITIEDRKRTSKLRENYFLALCESDRKEQISDVSKNTNITEFASKSISNILKSLGRLQLKSEAEKLLLDYSEDHDDWEDYNDISNFIASYAVSIPNLEVEHLIKEIENLHDLMNISPSSSTYEKLILYCCGKNKVDAAIYVVDKMCEAFCMPSSHVMQSVLETCSETNLDFQYYEEMEQSGIHFSKEVFVALIHAYAAYDEFEKAKQIVLDPRIQVKWLIEIKSMLVSSLASHGKLSEALVLLEEIKKAGQTLNPKANLCLMVSSTIEMFKQLMDYFKHGENKSNSVFDEGDGERDFKIGDEMPVVLSSFSRMGIPVVSAADDK from the exons ATGCGTGCCTTTGCCCTAAAAAAACTACAGGTTCTTAGCCATTATTTCTGTTCAAATTTACACAACATTCGCAAAACATCATTTTCATGGAACCCTATTCTCTTGTCCCGCAAACTCCATGAAGCAACTCCGGTTGAGAAGCTTCATGACGACGCTTCAATGAGACAAGAGGAACTAACAATTGAGAGGAAACGATCGTGGATTTCTAGAGAGGATACCATTGATCATGATGAGCAAAAACGTTTCCAATTTCTTTTAGAAAACTTAGGGCTAACCACTCTTGTTCGTATGATTCACTTGCATGGTCCGTCAATAGGGTTTACGGGTTTTAATAGATTAGTGAAACTGTTGATAGAGAAGGCTAGGTCGACTGGAGATAAATGCATTTTGCTAGAACAATTGAATTTGATTCGTCATCTTTTACAGTCAATGCCAGTTGTGTTTAGGTTTCAACTAGAAGAAGAAACATACGGTCCACTTCTCAAGTATATAATTGACATGGGAGCTGTTGACGAATTTAAAATGTTCTCTAAATTGATTAAAGATCATAATCACAATTCAATTTCTCGATTGGGTTATTATGACATGCTGATGTGGATAAGGGTTAATGACGAGGAGATGATCCGCGATGCTTGTGAATATATTACAATTGAAGATAGGAAAAGAACATCTAAATTGCGAG aaaactactttttggCTCTTTGTGAAAGTGATCGCAAGGAACAGATTTCGGATGTTTCGAAAAATACAAACATTACAGAGTTTGCTTCAAAATctatatcaaatatattaaaatcatTAGGAAGGCTACAGTTGAAATCTGAGGCAGAAAAGTTACTATTGGATTATTCTGAAG ATCATGATGATTGGGAAGATTATAATGATATTTCAAACTTCATTGCTAGTTATGCAGTTAGCATTCCAAATTTAGAG GTTGAGCATCTCATAAAAGAGATTGAGAATTTGCATGATCTAATGAATATTTCACCTTCATCCTCTACGTATGAAAAGCTAATTTTGTATTGTTGTGGTAAGAACAAG GTGGATGCAgctatttatgttgttgataaaATGTGTGAAGCATTCTGTATGCCCTCCAGTCATGTAATGCAATCTGTATTAGAGACTTGCTCAGAAACTAATCTAGATTTTCAG TATTATGAAGAGATGGAACAATCTGGGATCCACTTCTCAAAAGAAGTTTTTGTAGCCCTTATTCATGCATATGCAGCTTACGATGAATTTGAGAAAGCAAAACAG ATTGTTCTAGATCCACGCATACAAGTGAAGTggttaattgaaattaaaagcATGCTTGTCTCATCTCTTGCATCACATGGGAAATTGTCCGAGGCACTTGTTTTGTTGGAGGAAATCAAGAAAGCTGGACAAACTTTAAACCCTAAAGCTAATCTATGTCTGATGGTAAG TTCTACCATTGAAATGTTTAAACAACTCATGGATTATTTCAAACATGGTGAGAACAAGAGCAATTCTGTTTTTGATGAA GGAGATGGCGAGAGGGACTTTAAGATAGGCGACGAGATGCCAGTAGTGCTCTCAAGCTTTTCTCGCATGGGAATTCCAGTAGTGTCTGCTGCAGATGATAAATAA
- the LOC25497448 gene encoding MDIS1-interacting receptor like kinase 2 — protein MWMLFFPTCGLIVGTQSTPTVTSQLQMEANAILNSGWWNVYDARFIIRDRCNWKAITCNEAGSIIAIDISNDDYEEVAWGNEFQTRNLSNLNLSCFNNLETLVIWSVKLHGTIPKEIGHLSKLTHLDLSGNYLKGELPPELWLLKNLTFLYLSYNRFKGEIPSSLGNLKQLQELDISHNNIQGSIPLELGFLKNLTILDLSYNRFKGEIPSSLGNLKQLQQLNISHNNIQGSIPHELRFLKILSTLDLSHNRLNGNLPIFLSNLTQLEYLDISHNFLIGSLPSNRFPYNNNLLSMDLSHNLISGQIPSYIDYIYNLNLSNNNLTGTIPQSLCDVNYVDISYNCLEGPIPNCPGLYTTNSENYDVCPFNQFQPWSPHKKNNKLKHIVVIVIPILIILVIVFLLLVCLNRHHDSSEKLHGNSTKTKNGDMFCIWNYDGKIAYDDIIKATEDFDMRYCIGTGAYGSVYKAQLPCGKVVALKKLHGYEAEVPSFDESFRNEVRILSEIKHRHIVKLYGFCLHKRIMFLIYQYMERGSLFSVLYDDVEAVEFKWRKRVNTVKGVAFALSYLHHDCTAPIVHRDVSTSNILLNSEWQASVSDFGTARLLQYDSSNRTIVSGTIGYIAPELAYTMAVNEKCDVYSFGVVTLETLVGRHPGDLLSSLQSTSTRSVKLRQVLDQRLPLPNNDIVIRDIIHVSLVAFACLNGNPRSRPTMKRVSQSFVTELTPFSIPLSEISVEQLMSEELKALFYIGNS, from the exons ATGTGGATGCTCTTTTTTCCTACTTGCGGTTTGATTGTCGGAACTCAATCTACTCCCACTGTGACATCTCAACTTCAAATGGAAGCAAATGCTATATTGAATAGTGGATGGTGGAATGTGTATGATGCACGCTTCATTATTCGTGATCGTTGTAATTGGAAAGCCATAACTTGCAACGAGGCTGGAAGCATAATAGCAATTGACATATCCAATGATGATTACGAAGAAGTTGCGTGGGGGAATGAATTTCAAACACGCAATTTGTCTAATCTCAACTTGTCCTGTTTTAACAATCTAGAAACACTTGTTATATGGTCAGTTAAACTACATGGGACTATCCCAAAAGAAATTGGTCATCTCTCTAAGCTCACTCATCTTGATTTGTCAGGCAATTATCTTAAAGGTGAGCTACCTCCTGAATTGTGGTTGCTAAAAAATCTCACTTTCTTATATCTATCTTACAATAGATTCAAAGGTGAGATACCTTCTTCATTAGGAAATCTAAAACAATTACAGGAGCTAGACATCTCTCACAACAACATTCAAGGTTCCATTCCTCTTGAGTTGGGGTTCTTGAAAAATCTCACTATATTAGATCTATCTTACAATAGATTCAAAGGTGAGATACCTTCTTCACTAGGAAATCTCAAACAGTTACAACAACTAAACATCTCTCACAACAACATTCAAGGTTCTATTCCTCATGAGCTGAGATTCTTGAAAATTCTCAGCACATTAGATCTATCTCACAATAGACTTAATGGAAACCTacctatttttctttcaaatcttACACAATTAGAATACCTTGACATTTCCCATAATTTCCTCATAGGTTCGCTTCCTTCCAATCGGTTTccatataataataatctacTTTCCATGGACCTCAGTCACAACCTCATTAGTGGTCAAATCCCTTCTTATATTGACTACATTTACAACCTTAATTTAAGCAATAATAATCTCACTGGAACAATTCCCCAATCTCTCTGTGATGTCAATTATGTGGACATTTCATACAATTGTTTGGAGGGTCCCATTCCAAATTGTCCTGGTCTTTATACAACAAACAGCGAAAACTATGATGTATGTCCATTTAACCAATTCCAGCCTTGGTCACCacacaagaaaaataataaattaaagcacattGTTGTCATTGTTATTCCGATACTTATTATTCTAGTCATAGTCTTCTTACTTCTCGTATGTTTAAATCGTCATCATGATTCTTCTGAGAAGTTGCATGGaaactcaacaaaaacaaagaatggAGATATGTTTTGTATATGGAATTATGATGGGAAGATAGCATATGATGACATCATCAAAGCAACAGAAGACTTCGACATGAGATATTGCATTGGAACCGGAGCATATGGAAGTGTTTACAAGGCACAATTACCATGTGGAAAGGTTGTTGCCTTAAAGAAACTTCACGGCTATGAAGCCGAGGTTCCATCTTTTGATGAGAGTTTCAGAAATGAAGTGAGAATATTATCAGAAATAAAGCACCGACATATTGTGAAGCTTTATGGATTTTGCTTGCACAAAAGAATCATGTTTTTGATCTATCAATACATGGAGAGAGGAAGCTTATTCTCTGTCTTGTATGATGATGTAGAAGCCGTGGAATTCAAGTGGAGGAAAAGGGTCAACACTGTTAAAGGAGTTGCATTTGCTCTTTCATATCTTCATCATGATTGCACTGCTCCAATAGTGCATAGAGATGTATCTACTAGCAATATCTTGCTAAACTCTGAGTGGCAGGCTAGTGTGTCTGACTTTGGCACAGCTCGACTCCTTCAATATGATTCATCCAATCGAACTATAGTTTCTGGAACTATTGGATATATAGCTCCTG AGCTTGCATATACTATGGCTGTGAATGAAAAGTGTGATGTATATAGTTTTGGTGTAGTGACACTTGAAACTTTAGTTGGAAGGCACCCTGGGGATTTATTGTCATCACTTCAATCAACATCGACAAGAAGTGTCAAACTACGTCAAGTATTAGACCAACGTCTTCCACTTCCAAATAATGACATAGTTATACGTGACATAATTCATGTTTCCCTGGTAGCATTTGCATGCTTAAATGGCAATCCTCGTTCTCGACCAACAATGAAACGTGTGTCACAAAGTTTTGTCACCGAGCTTACACCGTTTAGCATTCCTTTGAGTGAAATTTCAGTGGAGCAACTAATGAGTGAAGAACTCAAAGCATTATTTTATATTGGGAACTCTTGA